The genomic DNA CTCGTCGCTCACTCGACGTGCTGGCCAACACCGGGGTGACGGCGGCGTATCTGAGCACGTTCATCACCATCCGCGGGCTGATCAGGGGCCGTCGTCTGACGGTGCGGACGGGCGGTGGGCGCCTGGAGCTCACCGTCGACGACCTGGTGTCCCGGCTGGATCTGCGCAGCGTGGGGGCTGGGCGACTCGACGACATCCGGCTCACCGCGCGCGACGTGCGGTGGAACGGCCACGCCCTGGACCGGGCGAGTGCCGTGCTGCACGACGTCCACGTCACGCCGACCGTGCCGCCGGTGCTGGTCGCCGCACCCGTCGACGTGAGCGTCGACGTCCCCGCGCCGACGCTCGACCATCTGTTCCGGGCCGGTGCACCCAGGCTGGGCGGCCGCGTCGACGCCGACGGCGTCGCCCGGCTGCACGTCGCCCGCAGGGAGGGCGCGGGATCGCTGGAGGTGACGGCGCGGCTCGAGGGCTCCACGCTGTGGCTGGTGCCGCAGGCGGTGGTGCGCCGCCGCCGGTGGTCGCTGCCGAACCGCACGCCCGGCTATCGGGTCCGGTTGCCCGACCTGCCGCACGGGTTCCGCATCACCGAGGTGGACTTCGCCCCCGGTGTGGTGCGCATCAGCGGCACGCTGGACGAATGGCGGGCCGACGTACCGCGTACCCGCCTCGAGGACGTCGTCGCGCAGCTGAGTTCCGTGGGTGGGCCGTTGCAGGTGATCTGGCCCGGCAGGGACCGTTGAGGTTCCTTCGCTAGAGTTTCGGCCGTGCCGAAGCGCCCCCCACCCCACGGATTTCAGCGCTACGTCGCCCTCGGCGACAGTCAGACCGAGGGTTTGTGGGACGGCACCGATGCCACCGGCGTTGCCGGTTTCGCCGACCGTCTCGCAGCGCACCTCGATGCGTTGCATCCCGGTCTGCGGTACGCCAATCTCGCGGTGCGCGGCAGGCGGATCCGCGGCGTGCTCGACGAGCAGCTGCCCGCGGCGCTGGCGATGGCGCCGGATCTGATCACCACGTGCATCGGGATGAACGACGTCACACGCCCTGGCCGCACCTTCGACCGCGCGCTGGCCGACCTCGACCTCCTGCACGACCGGCTCGCGGAGTCCGGCGCGACGGTGGTCACCACGACGTTCCCCGACCTCTCGCATCCTTCCCGTCGGGCGGCTGATCGCCGGGCGCGTCGTGGAGATCAACGACGTCATCCGCGCGGCGGCGGCCCGGCACGACTTCCGGCTGGTGGATCTGTACGGCGCGCCATCGATGAGTGACCCGCAGACGTGGAGTGACGACCGCGTGCACGGCTCACCCGCGGGACACGCCTTGTTCGAGGCCGCGGCGGCCGAAGCCCTGAATCTGCCTGGCAGCAACCATGACTGGGCCATGCTGCGGCCGGACGTCGTCATGCCAGGACTGCAATCGAGGATGTACTCGCAGGCGCTGTGGGCCCAGAATCTGCTGATGCCGTGGGTGCGGCGGAACCTGCGTGGGCTCTCCAGCGCGAACGGCCGTGGGCCGAAGCGGCCGGAAATCCGCTACGTCAGTGCCGTCGCCGAACGCTCAGAAGCCGAGTAGCCCGAACGGAATCGGGTTCTGTCCGTTGCCGATCGACGCGATGGCGCCGGGGCAGAACATCGAGATGGCCAGGCCGGTGAACATGGTTGCCGGTCCCAGGGACATGCCTGCGCCGTCGGCGACCTTCGCAGCGGCGTCGGCGGCGGTCTGGCCGGGCTCGGAGAGCATGGGGCAGACCGACTGTCCCATGGCCACCGCGTCGGCCGGGTTCGTCGCCGTCATGGCCACGCCCGCGTTGTCGAGTGCATTGAGGAAGGCGTCGTCGACCGGGTCAGCGTGAGCGGGTGCGGCGGCCAGCACGGTCGTGGCGGCGATGCCTGCGACGAGGGCGGCCACGCGAGCAGCCTGGAATCTACGATGCACGCCCGAAGCGTACGGCCCGGGCGGCGGCAGGCCCAACTCAGACGCCGGTCCAGGTCTCGTCGAGTTGCTGGGCCACGTCGATGACCTTGGCCTTCACCGATTCCGGGCTGTCGATCTCCCCGGCCACGTGGGCGGCGATGAACCGCTTGATCTCGGCGTCGACGCCGCCGACGATCCGGACCACCTCGGCGCGCAACGTCTTCGACGTCACGTGAATGGCGATGTCGGCCGCCCGGGGCTTGTGCACGTCGAGGATCAGCAGCAGCGGCTCGGCGGCCATCGCCTCGGCCCGCAGCGAGATCTCGCCGAACACGACGAAGCGCGGCTTGTCGATGCGCAGGTCCACGACCATGTCGATCTCGAGCGGGATCCGGATCGAGAACGTGATCGAGTCCCCCACGTGCCGGGTGACCTGCGGGGTCTGCACGTTGACCTTGGCCGTGACCTTGGCGAGCTTGCCGGGCCCCTGGGCGATCGGGCCGATGGTGAACTCGTCGCCGGCGATCGACGCGATCGCGTCGCCGACGCGCTCCTCGGACACCGCAACCTCAAAGAACCTGCGGCCGAATTCCTCGTATGTCAGATACTGGTGGTCAGGCATGGTCCTGCTACGTTCTCACGTCCGCAGGCGCAGTCAACCCGACCCGCCCGAACTTCACCGGTCCTCGACGAACAGGCGCACGGCACTGACTGCGCCGCGGCCAGAACCCACGTCGGCGAACAGCACGCCCCGCTGCCCGTCGACCTCGACGCCGGCGGTGACGGTGCTGCCCGCGGCGATCGCCTTCTGCCACCGTCCGCCGCGCAACCGGGCCGCCAGATCCGACGCGGTGATCCGGTCTGCGTCGCCGACCGTCACGGGCACCCCGCCGGACAGCCGTCGCCGGACCGCGACTTCGTTGCCCGCGCACGCGTCGTCGAGCAGGTCGGTCACCTGGCGACGCCGCCCGGCGCCCGCGCGCCGGAACCCCGAGGCGAATCCGACGGCGCCGGCGGGTCCCTGGTTGCGCAGCAGTCCGCGCCCGAGGCCGAGGCCCGGCCGTACCGACGCGATGCCGCCGCGTGCGAACTCGAGGACCATCGAGGGCAGTTCCCAGTGCGCCCGCAGCCGGGTGATCGCGTAGCCGTCCCGAACGGGCGTCAGGTCGTAGCGCAGGTAGGCCGGAATGGCCATGGTCAGCTCGGCGCCCATGGTGACGTGCAGCGTCAGGTCGCGCACCACGGTGAAGCCGTGCACGACGTCGACACTGCGGCCGAACGCGATGTCGCGCGGGCCGATGAATGTGTCGTAGAACCGTCCGATGCGGTCGTGGCCGCGGTGCGGCGCCGATCCGACGGGGTCCTCGATCTGGCCGTCGTCCGCGAACAGCCCCACCCATGCCGAACGGTCGTGGGCTGCCGCGGCCTGCGGCGAGCGGTCGACGGCGGC from Mycolicibacterium arabiense includes the following:
- a CDS encoding LmeA family phospholipid-binding protein, with translation MTRPWPLRHWDPRRSLDVLANTGVTAAYLSTFITIRGLIRGRRLTVRTGGGRLELTVDDLVSRLDLRSVGAGRLDDIRLTARDVRWNGHALDRASAVLHDVHVTPTVPPVLVAAPVDVSVDVPAPTLDHLFRAGAPRLGGRVDADGVARLHVARREGAGSLEVTARLEGSTLWLVPQAVVRRRRWSLPNRTPGYRVRLPDLPHGFRITEVDFAPGVVRISGTLDEWRADVPRTRLEDVVAQLSSVGGPLQVIWPGRDR
- a CDS encoding DUF732 domain-containing protein yields the protein MHRRFQAARVAALVAGIAATTVLAAAPAHADPVDDAFLNALDNAGVAMTATNPADAVAMGQSVCPMLSEPGQTAADAAAKVADGAGMSLGPATMFTGLAISMFCPGAIASIGNGQNPIPFGLLGF
- a CDS encoding nuclear transport factor 2 family protein, whose protein sequence is MSEPPASAAPAPGTPARGDLLAAVDRSPQAAAAHDRSAWVGLFADDGQIEDPVGSAPHRGHDRIGRFYDTFIGPRDIAFGRSVDVVHGFTVVRDLTLHVTMGAELTMAIPAYLRYDLTPVRDGYAITRLRAHWELPSMVLEFARGGIASVRPGLGLGRGLLRNQGPAGAVGFASGFRRAGAGRRRQVTDLLDDACAGNEVAVRRRLSGGVPVTVGDADRITASDLAARLRGGRWQKAIAAGSTVTAGVEVDGQRGVLFADVGSGRGAVSAVRLFVEDR